A portion of the Ruminococcus albus AD2013 genome contains these proteins:
- a CDS encoding abortive infection family protein: MSEYDFTYVLPDNFQQGIIRFLDLNGKKELSNLLKSCKIYYDDLGYAYYAGMRGDNWNKKALDFTIESSKSIITNIKRNQKILTEMIQKFIKPSVSGYLVRNIEFIISESELSTDFSLPEKTGDDFATLYRDIHDALAKDEPVLVLDRLHTFSMKYFRTICQNHGIGVSAPDGQLYPLHSLVGNLTKYYDQNNLFGSDFSKKAMKMSISLFDSYNAIRNDKSFAHDNDLLSKREASYVVRILADTIKFIEEIENA, translated from the coding sequence ATGAGCGAATATGATTTTACTTATGTTCTACCTGACAATTTTCAGCAAGGCATCATACGTTTTTTAGACCTGAATGGAAAGAAAGAACTTTCAAACCTACTTAAAAGCTGTAAGATCTATTATGATGATTTAGGATATGCTTACTACGCTGGAATGCGTGGCGATAACTGGAACAAAAAAGCCCTCGATTTCACTATTGAATCATCAAAAAGTATCATCACAAATATAAAACGTAATCAAAAAATACTTACAGAGATGATCCAGAAGTTTATCAAGCCGTCAGTAAGTGGTTATCTTGTCAGAAATATCGAATTCATCATTAGCGAGTCAGAACTTAGTACTGATTTTTCCCTGCCGGAAAAGACAGGAGATGATTTTGCAACACTTTATCGAGATATACATGATGCTTTGGCAAAGGACGAACCAGTATTGGTTTTAGATCGTTTACATACTTTTTCGATGAAGTATTTTAGAACGATTTGCCAAAATCATGGCATTGGAGTATCTGCGCCGGACGGGCAACTGTATCCGCTTCACAGTCTTGTGGGTAATCTTACTAAATACTACGATCAAAACAACTTATTCGGTTCAGATTTTTCTAAGAAAGCTATGAAAATGAGCATTTCTTTATTTGATAGCTATAATGCTATCCGAAATGATAAGAGCTTTGCACATGATAATGATTTATTATCCAAAAGAGAAGCTTCTTATGTTGTGAGAATACTTGCAGACACTATCAAATTTATTGAAGAAATCGAAAACGCTTAA